One region of Cyanobium sp. M30B3 genomic DNA includes:
- a CDS encoding DUF883 family protein: MTTDTRPADSPIAGGPDRQGEGPSPAPGPVPGFRERFESLLPEIQRHWPDVARHTLEATRGSFDEVAHVIAEQSGRTVTAVKQQLLELVDVAGDQTQRLGQTLQPLEQQLESLLDELNATLRPRIEKPVRERPLLAIGIAAGVGVLLGLLLGSGRRSA, encoded by the coding sequence ATGACCACCGACACCAGACCAGCGGACAGCCCCATTGCCGGCGGGCCCGATCGCCAGGGCGAGGGGCCCAGCCCGGCCCCCGGCCCCGTGCCCGGTTTCCGCGAGCGCTTCGAGAGCCTGCTGCCCGAGATTCAGCGCCACTGGCCCGATGTGGCGCGCCACACCCTGGAGGCCACCCGCGGCAGCTTCGATGAGGTGGCCCACGTGATCGCCGAGCAGAGCGGCCGCACCGTGACCGCTGTGAAACAGCAGCTGCTGGAGCTGGTGGATGTGGCCGGCGACCAGACCCAGCGGCTGGGCCAGACCCTGCAGCCCCTGGAGCAGCAGCTGGAGAGCCTGCTCGATGAGCTCAACGCCACCCTGCGCCCCCGCATCGAGAAGCCCGTGCGCGAGCGGCCGTTGCTGGCCATCGGCATCGCCGCCGGCGTGGGCGTGCTGCTGGGCCTGCTGCTCGGATCGGGGCGTCGCTCGGCATGA
- a CDS encoding phage holin family protein: MSPFGDDDRNRGQQPDRAGPGRVALGRVGSLMTSVMDLHVRIALQEADREKRRLISGALLLSGGLVMLLLALIGAQLALLLWLHQGLGWSWIHSALAVSALNVVLAGVFLRVGGQLTKGPYLPQTAAGLSKTTRALFGR, translated from the coding sequence ATGAGTCCGTTCGGCGACGACGACCGCAACAGGGGCCAGCAGCCCGATCGGGCGGGCCCTGGCCGGGTGGCCCTCGGCCGGGTGGGCTCGCTGATGACCTCGGTGATGGACCTGCATGTGCGCATCGCCCTGCAGGAGGCCGACCGGGAGAAGCGGCGGCTGATCAGCGGTGCCCTGCTGCTCAGTGGCGGCCTGGTGATGCTGCTGCTGGCCCTGATCGGCGCCCAGCTGGCCCTGCTGCTCTGGCTGCACCAGGGGCTGGGCTGGAGCTGGATCCACAGCGCCCTGGCCGTCTCGGCCCTCAACGTGGTGCTGGCCGGCGTGTTTCTGCGGGTGGGCGGCCAGCTCACCAAGGGCCCCTATCTGCCCCAGACCGCCGCCGGTCTCAGCAAGACCACCCGGGCCCTGTTCGGGCGCTGA
- a CDS encoding class I SAM-dependent RNA methyltransferase, whose product MTVPFPTVAVVPPGLEEVAAAELVELGASAVRPQRRAVACHTDLATYYRLHLRARLPFRLLRQLAVFPCRGRDDLHAGVQAAADWDRWLPPERSLRVEASGSLPGLNHSHYTALQVKNALVDLQRQRWGARSAVDLEDPDLCLHLHLSAGRPGQSSQAVLSLDGSGSSLHRRGYRPAMGLAPLKENLAAGLIALSGWDGAVPLADPLCGSGSLLIEAARLALGRAPGLERPFSLQRWPDFAAALWQREVAAARGLERDRLADGRPLAPLLGLEQDPLVLEQARHNAAAAGVAPWISLHQGDCRDFQPPATPGVLVCNPPYGERIGDPETLEGLYADLGAMVKERCSGWTLWLLSGNPQLTGALRMKASRRIPVSNGGIDCRWLRYDIR is encoded by the coding sequence ATGACCGTGCCCTTTCCCACCGTGGCCGTGGTGCCCCCGGGGCTGGAGGAGGTGGCGGCAGCTGAGCTGGTGGAGCTGGGGGCGAGCGCGGTGCGGCCCCAGCGGCGGGCGGTGGCCTGCCACACCGACCTGGCCACCTACTACCGCCTGCACCTGCGGGCCCGCCTGCCCTTCCGGCTGCTGCGCCAGCTGGCGGTGTTTCCCTGCCGCGGCCGCGACGATCTCCACGCCGGCGTGCAGGCCGCCGCCGACTGGGACCGCTGGCTGCCGCCAGAACGCAGCCTCAGGGTGGAGGCCAGCGGCAGCCTGCCCGGCCTGAACCACAGCCACTACACCGCCCTGCAGGTGAAGAACGCCCTGGTGGATCTGCAGCGCCAGCGCTGGGGCGCCCGCTCGGCGGTGGATCTGGAGGATCCCGACCTCTGCCTGCATCTGCACCTGAGCGCCGGTCGGCCCGGCCAGTCGTCCCAGGCCGTGCTCAGCCTCGATGGCAGCGGCAGCAGCCTGCACCGCCGCGGCTACCGGCCCGCCATGGGGCTGGCGCCCCTCAAAGAAAACCTGGCCGCCGGCCTGATCGCCCTCAGCGGCTGGGATGGCGCGGTGCCCCTGGCCGACCCGCTCTGCGGCTCCGGCAGCCTGCTGATCGAGGCGGCCCGCCTGGCCCTGGGCCGGGCGCCGGGGCTGGAGCGGCCGTTCAGCCTGCAGCGCTGGCCCGATTTCGCTGCCGCCCTCTGGCAGCGGGAAGTGGCGGCGGCCCGGGGGCTGGAGCGCGATCGGCTGGCCGACGGCCGTCCCCTGGCGCCGCTGCTGGGGCTGGAGCAGGACCCCCTGGTGCTGGAGCAGGCCCGCCACAACGCCGCCGCCGCCGGCGTGGCCCCCTGGATCAGCCTGCACCAGGGCGACTGCCGCGACTTCCAGCCGCCAGCCACCCCCGGCGTGCTGGTGTGCAACCCGCCCTACGGCGAGCGCATCGGCGATCCCGAAACCCTGGAGGGCCTCTACGCCGATCTGGGCGCGATGGTGAAGGAGCGCTGCTCCGGCTGGACGCTGTGGCTGCTGAGCGGCAACCCCCAGCTCACCGGCGCCCTGCGCATGAAGGCCAGCCGCCGCATCCCGGTGAGCAACGGCGGCATCGACTGCCGCTGGCTGCGCTACGACATCCGCTGA
- a CDS encoding alpha/beta hydrolase gives MTSPAITPGQLALLRYRAYPSEQAPCFSHLLICSTAPLEAERPYRRGLDAGDFERSAEHLVELRRHLDQFFRKPGAGKGNQRLRLVVRIHGYNVPLASVKLEYDAAERKFQADALGMAKAPPDDYVLFVHYAWPSERIGAGGPLRWIRAMPVGLLLLLGLGGVLGSAASGVAAVVGQLLLGIGITLTLLRMVVYFRDRDRAGTFGVFDAVEMIRALHHLVQEISTDSGYLNQLQRGEARRISLSFLGHSMGTFLTTSLIRVLSNVFDTNADSHFWENNPLGPFAGPSCPAPESHQTRERLRSQRAAIGQLFILDRLILVAADIPVWAITTGRSNYLASCLRRFSDTFLFVNDADMVLRLASTLANYFVFPSGTRMGGYRLGNLSIQGRGKDGIYGWRASDLRDLELHGVLRSRPLCEPPFHCPAVIGYPLNVIDCTDYTDQGRHLSAFTAGNTLLRPFNYAATLVLMLLAPLGIGQIDSHGGYFRGRFCLDLLYDLALRGVPCDQPPSAQIQQGLKEHRISWISIPSDAAGGP, from the coding sequence ATGACCAGCCCGGCAATCACTCCAGGCCAACTGGCCCTGCTGCGCTACAGGGCTTATCCCTCCGAGCAGGCCCCCTGCTTCAGCCACCTGCTGATCTGCAGCACCGCCCCGCTGGAGGCGGAGCGGCCCTACCGCAGAGGCCTCGATGCTGGGGACTTTGAACGCAGTGCGGAGCACCTGGTGGAGCTGCGCCGGCACCTCGATCAGTTCTTCCGGAAACCGGGTGCCGGCAAGGGGAACCAGCGCCTGCGGCTGGTGGTACGGATCCACGGCTACAACGTGCCGCTGGCAAGCGTGAAGCTGGAGTACGACGCTGCTGAGCGCAAGTTCCAGGCCGACGCCCTGGGGATGGCAAAGGCTCCCCCGGACGACTATGTGCTGTTCGTGCACTACGCCTGGCCTTCCGAGCGGATCGGCGCCGGCGGCCCCTTGCGCTGGATCCGGGCCATGCCGGTGGGGCTGCTGCTGCTGCTGGGGCTGGGAGGCGTGCTCGGCAGCGCCGCCAGTGGCGTGGCCGCCGTGGTGGGCCAGCTGCTCCTGGGCATCGGCATCACCCTCACGCTGCTGCGGATGGTGGTGTACTTCCGCGACCGGGACCGGGCCGGCACGTTTGGCGTGTTCGACGCAGTGGAGATGATCCGGGCGCTCCATCACCTGGTGCAGGAGATCAGCACAGACAGCGGCTACCTCAACCAACTGCAGCGGGGGGAGGCACGCCGGATCAGCCTCAGCTTCCTGGGTCACAGCATGGGCACCTTCCTCACCACGTCGTTGATCCGGGTGCTCAGCAATGTGTTCGACACCAATGCCGACAGCCACTTCTGGGAGAACAACCCACTGGGGCCTTTCGCCGGCCCGAGCTGCCCCGCGCCGGAAAGCCATCAGACCCGGGAGCGACTTCGCAGCCAGCGGGCCGCCATCGGCCAACTGTTCATCCTCGACCGTTTGATCCTGGTGGCCGCCGACATCCCGGTGTGGGCGATCACGACAGGCCGCTCCAACTATCTGGCCAGCTGTCTGCGGCGCTTCAGTGACACCTTTCTGTTCGTCAACGACGCTGACATGGTGCTGCGGCTGGCCTCGACCCTGGCCAACTACTTCGTGTTTCCATCCGGAACCCGGATGGGCGGCTACCGCCTGGGCAACCTGAGCATCCAGGGACGGGGAAAGGACGGGATCTATGGCTGGCGGGCCTCGGATCTGAGGGACCTCGAACTGCATGGAGTACTGCGGTCCAGACCCCTATGCGAGCCACCGTTCCACTGTCCAGCGGTGATCGGCTACCCGCTCAACGTGATCGACTGCACCGATTACACCGATCAGGGGCGCCATCTCAGCGCCTTCACCGCCGGCAACACCCTGCTGCGGCCCTTCAACTACGCGGCCACCTTGGTGCTGATGCTGCTGGCCCCGCTTGGCATCGGCCAGATCGACAGCCATGGCGGCTACTTCCGCGGCCGCTTCTGCTTAGACCTGCTCTATGACTTGGCCCTGCGGGGAGTCCCATGCGATCAGCCACCCTCAGCACAGATCCAGCAAGGGCTGAAGGAGCACCGCATCAGCTGGATCAGCATCCCCAGTGATGCAGCCGGAGGGCCTTGA
- a CDS encoding J domain-containing protein, with protein sequence MSANGYRDYFKVLGVDRGADADAIKRAFRKLARQYHPDVNPGDKDAEARFKEISEAYEVLSDPDKRRRYEQFGQYWSQAGGAGGGMGGMDVDFGRYGNFDDFINDLLGRFGGAAAGAGGFGGFGTGFPGGFGAGFGGPGAGRAAAPNLDAEATLSLSLSDAFHGCERTLAVNEERVQVRIPAGVKDGSRLRLKGKGNLQPGTGRRGDLYLNLKLQPHPVWRLDGDQLRADLPLSLDELALGGEVVVATPDGEAKVQVPPGMKVGRSLRLRGKGWPLPAGRGDLLLTPTLQLPEALSDRERQLLEDLRQARSVDPRQGWAAAARL encoded by the coding sequence ATGAGCGCCAACGGCTACCGCGACTACTTCAAGGTGCTGGGCGTGGACCGGGGCGCTGACGCCGACGCCATCAAGCGCGCCTTCCGCAAGCTGGCGCGCCAGTACCACCCGGACGTGAACCCGGGCGACAAGGACGCCGAAGCCCGCTTCAAGGAGATCAGTGAGGCCTATGAGGTGCTCTCGGATCCGGACAAGCGGCGCCGCTACGAGCAGTTCGGCCAGTACTGGAGCCAGGCCGGTGGCGCCGGCGGTGGCATGGGCGGCATGGATGTGGACTTCGGCCGCTACGGCAACTTCGACGACTTCATCAACGACCTGCTCGGCCGCTTCGGCGGAGCGGCTGCCGGCGCGGGTGGATTCGGCGGGTTCGGCACCGGCTTCCCCGGGGGCTTCGGCGCCGGCTTCGGCGGGCCAGGGGCTGGTCGTGCGGCGGCCCCCAACCTGGATGCCGAGGCCACCCTCTCGCTCAGCCTCTCCGATGCCTTCCACGGCTGCGAGCGCACCCTGGCGGTGAATGAGGAGCGGGTGCAGGTGCGGATCCCCGCTGGCGTCAAGGACGGCAGCCGCCTGCGCCTCAAGGGGAAGGGCAATCTCCAGCCCGGCACGGGGCGCCGCGGCGACCTCTACCTCAACCTCAAGCTCCAGCCCCATCCGGTGTGGCGCCTGGACGGCGACCAGCTGCGGGCTGACCTGCCGCTCAGCCTCGATGAGCTGGCCCTCGGCGGCGAGGTGGTGGTGGCCACGCCCGACGGCGAGGCCAAGGTGCAGGTGCCACCCGGCATGAAGGTGGGTCGCAGCCTGCGCCTGCGCGGCAAGGGCTGGCCGTTGCCCGCTGGCCGCGGCGATCTGCTGCTCACCCCCACCCTGCAGTTGCCCGAAGCCCTGAGCGATCGGGAGCGCCAGTTGCTGGAGGACCTGCGCCAGGCCCGCAGCGTTGATCCCCGCCAGGGCTGGGCCGCCGCCGCCCGTCTCTGA
- the hemB gene encoding porphobilinogen synthase, with protein sequence MELSYRPRRLRRTPALRAMVREHQLGAADFIYPLFVHEGATNEPIGAMPGCQRWSLEGLVQEVGRAWDLGIRCVVLFPKVADGLKTEDGAECFNEHGLIPRAIRRLKEVHPQMAIMTDVALDPYSCDGHDGIVSNEGVVLNDETVAILCKQAVAQARAGADLIGPSDMMDGRVGAIREALDEEGFEHVGIISYTAKYASAYYGPFREALDSAPRAAAGKPIPTDKSTYQMDPANSREAILEAQLDESEGADILMVKPGLAYLDIIHRLRGESEQPIAAYNVSGEYAMVKAAAERGWIDERAVVLETLLCFKRAGADLILTYHACDAAAWLRQG encoded by the coding sequence ATGGAGCTCAGCTATCGCCCCCGCCGGTTGCGCCGCACGCCGGCCCTGAGGGCGATGGTGCGTGAGCACCAGCTGGGTGCCGCCGATTTCATCTATCCCCTGTTCGTGCACGAGGGGGCCACCAATGAGCCGATCGGTGCCATGCCCGGCTGCCAGCGCTGGAGCCTGGAAGGGCTGGTGCAGGAGGTGGGCCGCGCCTGGGATCTGGGCATCCGCTGCGTGGTGCTGTTCCCCAAGGTGGCCGATGGCCTGAAAACCGAGGACGGCGCCGAGTGCTTCAACGAGCACGGCCTGATCCCCCGCGCCATCCGCCGCCTCAAGGAGGTGCATCCCCAGATGGCGATCATGACCGACGTGGCCCTCGACCCCTACTCCTGCGATGGCCATGACGGCATCGTGAGCAACGAGGGCGTGGTGCTCAACGACGAGACGGTGGCGATCCTCTGCAAGCAGGCCGTGGCCCAGGCCCGCGCCGGCGCTGATCTGATCGGCCCCAGCGACATGATGGATGGCCGCGTCGGCGCCATCCGCGAGGCCCTCGACGAGGAGGGCTTCGAGCACGTGGGGATCATCAGCTACACGGCCAAATACGCCTCCGCCTACTACGGCCCGTTCCGCGAGGCGCTCGATTCGGCGCCCCGGGCCGCCGCCGGCAAGCCGATCCCCACCGACAAGAGCACCTACCAGATGGACCCGGCCAACAGCCGCGAGGCGATCCTCGAGGCCCAGCTCGATGAGAGCGAAGGCGCCGACATCCTGATGGTGAAGCCGGGCCTGGCCTACCTCGACATCATCCATCGCCTGCGCGGCGAATCCGAGCAGCCGATCGCCGCCTACAACGTGAGCGGCGAATACGCCATGGTGAAAGCCGCCGCCGAGCGGGGCTGGATCGACGAGCGGGCCGTGGTGCTGGAAACCCTGCTCTGCTTCAAGCGGGCCGGTGCCGACCTGATCCTCACCTACCACGCCTGCGATGCGGCCGCCTGGCTGCGCCAGGGTTGA
- a CDS encoding VOC family protein, whose translation MAPAADPVSSAAAASGSAEASVHRLGHVALRVSDMERAKAFYAALGLQLTWDAADWAYLQSPVTGDGVALLSPDYKAAGPHFAFHLDDRAAVDAVHDQLAAAGHRVGPVHDHRDGTASFYLQDPEGNWLEVLYEPPAGIPSNTGAAAIPAPARSHPDLQG comes from the coding sequence ATGGCGCCGGCCGCCGATCCCGTCAGCTCCGCTGCCGCCGCCTCAGGTTCCGCGGAGGCCTCCGTGCATCGCCTGGGCCATGTGGCCCTGCGGGTGAGCGACATGGAGCGGGCCAAGGCCTTCTACGCCGCCCTCGGCCTTCAGCTCACCTGGGATGCGGCCGACTGGGCCTATCTCCAGTCGCCCGTCACCGGCGACGGTGTGGCGCTGCTCAGCCCCGACTACAAGGCCGCCGGCCCCCACTTCGCCTTTCACCTCGACGACCGTGCCGCGGTGGATGCGGTGCACGATCAGCTCGCCGCTGCGGGCCACCGGGTGGGCCCCGTGCACGACCACCGCGATGGCACCGCCTCCTTCTATCTCCAGGATCCGGAGGGCAACTGGCTGGAGGTGCTCTACGAACCGCCGGCCGGCATCCCGTCCAACACCGGCGCCGCGGCGATTCCCGCGCCGGCACGGTCACACCCGGACTTGCAGGGGTGA
- a CDS encoding endonuclease MutS2: MAEAASIASEALELLEWPRLSCQVASFASTEAGSRHCQALPLPHSCAESRDLLAETTELLGLDGLLEGGLSFRGIAAIAATVARCAKGGMAGGEELLALAGTLAAARRLRRQIEDDALRPVCSALVADLRTLPELEQRLHFAIEEGGRVADRASAELAGLRRQLQGVRADRRDRLQELIRRWASLLQDTVVAERNGRPVLAVKAGAATQIQGLVHDSSASGSTVFVEPQAVIPLGNRIRELEGRERQLEEAVLIALSALVGEEAPALEHLEAVVTRLDAALARARYGAWLGAVRPELLDAADAPFELRELRHPLLLWQQRREDGQPVVPVSVAVGPQLRVVAITGPNTGGKTVTLKSVGLAALMARAGLFLPCAGTPRLPWCAQVLADIGDEQSLQQNLSTFSGHIRRIARILAALPSVGTAASAVAGGAALVLLDEVGAGTDPTEGAALATALLQQLAERARLTIATTHFGELKALKYADPRFENASVAFDEQTLAPTYRLQWGIPGRSNALAIARRLGLEEGVLERAAAQLQPRGEGQVNQVIEGLEQQRQRQQEAAEEAAALLARTELLHEELLSRWQEQRQQSAELQEQRRQQLERSIRQGQNEVRRIIRRLRQGHAATGRDSANLGETARQAGQRLKLLERQHQPAPQRREHGGWMPKVGERVRLLALGKAAEVLAISDDSRELTVRCGVLRSTVAIEAIEGLHGEKPVPPEARVQVQLQLRGRSAGGSRGPQVRTERNTVDVRGLRVHEAEATVEETLRAANGPVWVIHGIGTGKLKRGLRDWLATVPWVERVSDADQGDGGPGCSVVWLK; encoded by the coding sequence GTGGCGGAAGCCGCGTCGATCGCCAGCGAGGCCCTGGAGCTGCTGGAGTGGCCCCGCCTGTCGTGCCAGGTGGCCAGCTTCGCCAGCACCGAGGCCGGCAGCCGCCATTGCCAGGCCCTGCCCCTGCCCCACAGCTGTGCCGAGAGCCGCGATCTCCTGGCTGAAACCACCGAGCTGCTGGGTCTCGATGGCCTGCTGGAGGGTGGGCTGAGCTTCCGCGGCATCGCCGCCATCGCCGCCACCGTGGCCCGCTGCGCCAAGGGCGGCATGGCCGGCGGCGAGGAGCTGCTGGCGCTGGCCGGCACCCTGGCGGCGGCGCGGCGGCTGCGGCGCCAGATCGAGGACGACGCCCTGCGCCCGGTGTGCTCCGCCCTGGTGGCGGACCTGCGCACCCTGCCGGAGCTGGAGCAGCGGCTCCACTTCGCGATCGAGGAGGGCGGCCGGGTGGCGGATCGGGCCAGTGCGGAGCTGGCGGGGCTGCGCCGCCAGCTGCAGGGGGTGCGGGCCGACCGGCGCGACCGGCTGCAGGAGCTGATCCGCCGCTGGGCCTCCCTCCTCCAGGACACGGTGGTGGCCGAGCGCAACGGCCGGCCGGTGCTGGCGGTGAAGGCCGGCGCCGCCACCCAGATCCAGGGCCTGGTGCACGACAGCTCCGCCTCGGGCAGCACCGTGTTTGTGGAGCCCCAGGCGGTGATCCCCCTGGGCAACCGCATCCGCGAGCTGGAGGGCCGCGAGCGGCAGCTGGAGGAGGCGGTGCTGATCGCGCTCAGCGCCCTGGTGGGCGAGGAAGCGCCGGCCCTGGAGCACCTCGAGGCCGTGGTTACCCGGCTCGATGCCGCCCTGGCCCGGGCCCGCTACGGCGCCTGGCTGGGCGCCGTGCGGCCCGAGCTGCTCGACGCCGCCGATGCCCCCTTCGAGCTGCGCGAACTGCGCCACCCGCTGCTGCTCTGGCAGCAGCGCCGTGAGGATGGCCAGCCGGTGGTGCCGGTGAGCGTGGCCGTGGGCCCGCAGCTGCGGGTGGTTGCGATCACCGGCCCGAACACCGGCGGCAAGACCGTGACCCTCAAGAGCGTGGGGCTGGCGGCGCTGATGGCCCGCGCCGGCCTGTTCCTGCCCTGCGCCGGCACGCCGCGGCTGCCCTGGTGCGCCCAGGTGCTGGCCGACATCGGCGATGAGCAGTCGCTGCAGCAGAACCTCTCCACCTTCAGCGGCCACATCCGCCGCATCGCCCGCATCCTGGCGGCCCTGCCCTCGGTGGGGACGGCGGCTTCGGCGGTTGCAGGCGGTGCAGCCTTGGTGCTGCTCGACGAGGTGGGTGCCGGCACCGATCCCACCGAAGGAGCCGCCCTGGCTACCGCCCTGCTGCAGCAGCTCGCCGAGAGGGCCCGGCTCACGATCGCCACCACCCACTTCGGTGAGCTCAAGGCGCTCAAGTACGCCGATCCGCGCTTCGAGAACGCCTCGGTGGCCTTCGATGAGCAGACCCTGGCGCCCACCTACCGGCTGCAGTGGGGCATCCCCGGTCGCAGCAACGCCCTGGCGATCGCCCGGCGCCTGGGCCTGGAGGAGGGGGTGCTGGAGCGGGCCGCTGCCCAGCTGCAGCCCCGGGGCGAGGGCCAGGTGAACCAGGTGATCGAGGGGCTGGAGCAGCAGCGCCAGCGCCAGCAGGAGGCCGCCGAGGAGGCCGCCGCCCTGTTGGCCCGCACCGAACTGCTGCACGAGGAGCTGCTCTCGCGCTGGCAGGAGCAGCGCCAGCAGAGCGCCGAACTGCAGGAGCAGCGCCGCCAGCAGCTGGAGCGCTCGATCCGCCAGGGCCAGAACGAGGTGCGGCGCATCATCCGCCGGCTGCGCCAGGGCCATGCGGCCACCGGGCGTGACAGTGCCAACCTGGGGGAGACGGCCCGCCAGGCGGGTCAGCGGCTCAAGCTTCTGGAGCGGCAACATCAGCCCGCCCCCCAGCGCCGGGAGCACGGCGGCTGGATGCCCAAGGTGGGTGAGCGAGTGCGCCTGCTGGCCCTGGGCAAGGCGGCGGAGGTGCTGGCGATCAGCGACGACAGCCGCGAACTCACCGTGCGCTGCGGCGTGCTGCGCAGCACGGTGGCGATCGAGGCGATCGAGGGGTTGCACGGGGAAAAACCCGTTCCACCCGAGGCGAGGGTGCAGGTGCAGCTGCAGCTGCGCGGCCGCAGCGCCGGCGGCAGCCGCGGCCCCCAGGTGCGCACCGAGCGCAACACGGTGGATGTGCGCGGCCTGCGAGTGCATGAGGCAGAAGCCACGGTGGAGGAGACCCTGCGCGCCGCCAACGGGCCGGTGTGGGTGATCCACGGCATCGGCACCGGCAAACTCAAGCGCGGCCTGCGCGACTGGCTGGCCACGGTGCCCTGGGTGGAGCGGGTGAGCGACGCCGATCAGGGCGACGGCGGGCCGGGCTGCAGCGTTGTTTGGCTGAAGTGA
- a CDS encoding DUF4143 domain-containing protein, producing the protein MRTYLERDLQDLATISSLPDFRRLMQAACLRLGQLVNQTELGRDVALPQPTVRRWLNLLETSYQLVRLPAYAVNRTKRLIKSPKLYWGDTAIALHLAGAEPQGCHLENLVLNDLLAWRDARVERAELGYWRTTLGEEVDVVIEAGGRLLPIEVKATASPRLADCAHLRTFRAEYGSQARAGLLLHTGTSVEWLTADVLAAPWWRVL; encoded by the coding sequence GTGCGCACCTATCTCGAGCGCGACCTGCAGGACCTGGCGACGATCAGCTCCCTGCCGGATTTCCGTCGGCTGATGCAGGCGGCCTGCCTGCGCCTGGGGCAGCTGGTCAACCAGACCGAACTGGGGCGCGACGTGGCGCTGCCGCAACCCACGGTGCGCCGCTGGCTCAATCTGCTGGAGACCTCCTACCAGCTCGTGCGCCTGCCGGCCTATGCCGTAAACCGCACCAAGCGACTGATCAAGTCCCCCAAGCTCTACTGGGGCGACACCGCCATCGCCCTGCACCTGGCCGGAGCGGAACCGCAAGGCTGCCATCTCGAAAATCTGGTGCTGAACGATCTGCTGGCGTGGCGCGACGCCCGCGTCGAGCGAGCCGAACTGGGCTATTGGCGCACAACCCTCGGCGAGGAGGTGGATGTGGTGATTGAGGCGGGGGGCAGGCTGCTGCCGATCGAAGTCAAGGCCACGGCATCGCCAAGGCTGGCGGACTGCGCCCATTTGCGCACCTTCCGCGCCGAATACGGCAGCCAGGCACGGGCGGGCCTGCTGCTGCACACCGGCACGAGCGTGGAATGGCTCACGGCCGATGTGCTGGCGGCGCCCTGGTGGCGGGTGCTCTGA
- a CDS encoding AAA family ATPase, producing MNENHPRGESLPRLVSGALADRLAVMPAVVVTGARQTGKSTLAEQLVAGERSYRTLDDFDVLAAARRDPEALVGGNAPITLDAVQREPSLLSAVKRAIDRNRRAGRFLLTGSANLLLMRQVSESLAGRASYLTLWPLTRREQRGLGSAGRWEALLNTPDQGWRDLLAAGDGHREDWRALAQRGGFPRQRSS from the coding sequence GTGAATGAAAATCATCCACGTGGTGAATCCCTGCCCCGACTGGTCAGCGGTGCCCTCGCCGATCGGCTGGCGGTGATGCCGGCGGTGGTTGTGACGGGCGCGCGGCAAACAGGTAAAAGCACCCTGGCCGAGCAACTGGTTGCGGGCGAAAGGAGCTACCGCACCCTGGATGACTTCGACGTGCTCGCTGCCGCCAGGCGCGATCCCGAGGCACTGGTGGGAGGCAACGCGCCGATCACGCTCGACGCGGTGCAGCGGGAACCCTCCCTGCTCAGCGCCGTGAAGCGGGCCATCGATCGGAACCGCAGAGCGGGTCGCTTCCTGCTCACCGGTTCGGCAAACCTGCTGCTGATGCGGCAGGTGAGTGAATCGCTCGCCGGCAGGGCGAGTTATCTCACCCTCTGGCCGCTCACCCGCCGTGAGCAACGCGGCCTGGGCAGCGCCGGTCGCTGGGAGGCGCTGCTCAACACGCCCGATCAAGGCTGGCGCGACCTGCTCGCCGCCGGGGACGGTCACAGGGAAGACTGGCGCGCGCTGGCTCAGCGGGGCGGTTTCCCACGCCAGCGATCGAGCTGA
- a CDS encoding sulfotransferase yields the protein MPSARNQASSSGRRRVGGQPARSGFGATPANPQAELAEAERLASAHALLGAQERLDFIERALGRTPRFRLIQGYVCFQLGQLDRALALLQPLTERQDGIAPVACTFLADACHHAGDEAALGQLLLGHPGWAATPEGRLFAARLSSATDPEAAVAALRPLAEGRYPGQLRRMAGFDAVKLLDRLGRYREAWSLAQQVQRATAPPFDRQGFLAPLQEQLEALRCGDLEPFLPTAHPAEEPGVAFVLGLPRSGTTLLEQMLDGHPSVCGLGEFQGLTLLSRELGSRASVPPSSLASAASAAPPWAGSTASRPSALLIGRPPGWWTSR from the coding sequence ATGCCCAGCGCTCGCAACCAGGCAAGCTCCTCCGGCAGGCGAAGGGTTGGTGGTCAGCCCGCCCGCTCCGGCTTCGGGGCCACCCCCGCCAATCCCCAGGCCGAGCTCGCCGAGGCCGAGCGGCTGGCCTCCGCCCATGCCCTGCTGGGGGCCCAAGAGCGCCTGGATTTCATCGAGCGAGCCCTGGGGCGCACGCCTCGGTTTCGTTTGATCCAGGGCTATGTGTGTTTTCAGCTCGGGCAGCTCGATCGGGCCCTGGCGCTGCTCCAGCCGCTGACGGAGCGGCAGGACGGCATCGCCCCGGTGGCCTGCACCTTCCTGGCCGATGCCTGCCATCACGCCGGCGACGAGGCGGCGCTCGGCCAGCTCTTGCTAGGCCACCCGGGTTGGGCGGCAACACCGGAGGGGCGGCTGTTCGCTGCCAGGCTGTCCTCCGCCACCGACCCGGAAGCGGCCGTGGCAGCCCTGCGCCCCCTGGCGGAGGGCCGCTACCCCGGCCAGTTGCGGCGCATGGCCGGATTTGATGCGGTGAAACTGCTCGACAGGCTGGGTCGCTACCGCGAGGCCTGGTCGCTGGCGCAGCAGGTGCAGCGCGCCACGGCCCCTCCCTTTGATCGGCAGGGTTTTCTGGCCCCGTTGCAGGAGCAGCTGGAGGCGTTGCGCTGCGGCGATCTCGAGCCATTCCTGCCGACCGCCCACCCTGCGGAGGAGCCCGGTGTGGCCTTCGTGCTCGGCCTGCCGCGCTCAGGCACCACGCTGCTGGAGCAGATGCTCGATGGCCACCCATCCGTGTGTGGCCTCGGTGAATTTCAGGGCCTCACCCTGCTCTCCCGGGAACTGGGGAGCAGGGCATCGGTGCCGCCCAGCTCGCTTGCCTCAGCGGCCAGCGCCGCTCCGCCCTGGGCAGGGTCTACCGCCAGCCGGCCCAGCGCCTTGCTGATCGGCAGGCCGCCTGGATGGTGGACAAGTCGCTGA